A DNA window from Chiroxiphia lanceolata isolate bChiLan1 chromosome 6, bChiLan1.pri, whole genome shotgun sequence contains the following coding sequences:
- the LOC116788029 gene encoding LOW QUALITY PROTEIN: protein phosphatase Slingshot homolog 3-like (The sequence of the model RefSeq protein was modified relative to this genomic sequence to represent the inferred CDS: inserted 5 bases in 3 codons; deleted 1 base in 1 codon; substituted 2 bases at 2 genomic stop codons) produces the protein MALVTVRRCGGATAGAPRXEDAPRRGKLQRRQSFVMVKGAALLLPAEEPPQDETPQXAPWSGPGQQEKHLHLMMQLLRPQDAIRLAVRLESARPRRVRYLLVVRXEEAGAEGQTALLGVDFAHEGAARCTLGMVLPLWSDTQVFLDGDGGFSVTSGGQTRIFKPISVQTMWAMLQELHRACEDAARGGHIPGGPTLAWAHDYTAALSSEQSCLNEWLAMADLESVRPASPRPSRPAATELSEQAVRALLRDVMATADLENVTSKEVREELERRTGHSLAQHKDFIDNEMLLVLAQMDRPSRVFPHLYLGSEWNAANLEELQQNKVTHILNVAREIDNFFPALFTYMNVRVYDEEVAQLLPHWNDTFLFLSRVRASGGRALVHCRMGLSRSAATVLAYAMKEFGWPXERALRHVRHCRPSVLPNPGFMRQLDFYQGILSASRHSSLWEPRAAERAPHPEEETPRDTGVPSPLSPLPSPQPLRRRPGAGXLGASRRPRISLCAVMRSISLLETPEPPAAGEPLAGEVFETVEEPGGPWGSRPSSRPRGVVRQHSLDGGSGPSSTTRMTPPQALIRPLILGGTGQSPRCQGTVGKGRKPPSPPHLHFGGQRCLHLSAPPPRAQNPITAPALTIKAWKRQRQWGNGNL, from the exons ATGGCGCTTGTGACGGTGCGGCGGTGCGGTGGGGCTACCGCGGGGGCCCCGCGGTGA GAAGATGCTCCCAGACGTGGCAAACTGCAGCGGCG gcAGAGCTTTGTCATGGTCAAGGGGGCTGCGCTGCTGCTGCCTGCGGAGGAGCCCCCCCAGGATGAGACCCccca ATGAGCCCCCTGGTCAGGCCcggggcagcaggagaagcaCCTACACCTCATGATGCAGTTGCTGCGCCCCCAGGATGCCATCCGGCTG GCGGTGCGGCTGGAGTCGGCGCGGCCACGGCGCGTGCGGTACCTGCTGGTGGTGCG GGAGGAGGCGGGAGCCGAGGGCCAGACGGCGCTGCTGGGAGTGGATTTCGCCCACGAGGG GGCCGCCCGCTGCACCCTGGGCATGGTGCTGCCCCTCTGGAGCGACACCCAAGTGTTCCTCGATGGCGATGG GGGGTTCAGCGTGACGTCGGGGGGACAGACCCGCATCTTCAAGCCCATCTCGGTGCAGACCATGTG GGCcatgctgcaggagctgcaccGTGCCTGCGAGGACGCTGCCCGTGGTGGGCACATCCCGGGGGGCCCCACACTGGCCTGGGCCCATGACTACACGGCGGCGCtgagctcagagcagagctgcctcaaCGAGTGGCTGGCCATGGCTGACCTCGAGTCCGTGCGCCCTGCATCACCCCGCCCCT CCAGGCCAGCGGCGACGGAGCTGTCAGAGCAGGCGGTGCGGGCACTGCTGCGGGACGTGATGGCCACTGCTGACCTGGAGAACGTCACCTCCAAGGAG GTGCGGGAGGAGCTGGAGCGGCgcacagggcacagcctggcccaGCACAAGGACTTCATTGACAACGagatgctgctggtgctggcacAGATGGACCGGCCCTCACGCGTCTTCCCACACCTCTACCTG GGTTCCGAGTGGAACGCGGCCaacctggaggagctgcagcagaacaa GGTCACTCACATCCTGAACGTGGCACGGGAGATTGACAACTTCTTCCCGGCGCTGTTCACGTACATGAATGTGCGGGTGTACGATGAGGAGgtggcccagctcctgccccactgGAACGacacctttctcttcctctcccgCGTCCG GGCGTCAGGGGGCCGGGCACTGGTGCACTGCCGCATGGGGCTGAGCCGCTCGGCCGCCACGGTGCTGGCCTACGCCATGAAGGAGTTTGGGTGGC TGGAGCGGGCGCTGCGGCATGTCCGGCACTGCCGGCCCAGCGTCCTGCCCAACCCGGGCTTCATGCGGCAGCTCGACTTCTACCAGGGCATCCTGAGCGCCAG CCGGCACAGCAGCCTGTGGGAGCCCCGAGCGGCCGAGCGGGCGCCACACCCCGAGGAAGAGACCCCGAGGGACACGGGTGTCCcgtccccgctgtccccgctGCCCTCCCCGCAGCCCCTGAGGAGGAGGCCGGGGGCGGG GCTGGGGGCCTCCCGGCGCCCCCGCATCTCCCTCTGCGCCGTCATGCGGAGCATCAGCCTGCTGGAGACCCCCGAGCCCCCG GCTGCCGGGGAGCCCCTGGCCGGGGAG GTGTTCGAGACCGTGGAGGAAccggggggtccctgggggtcgCGGCCCTCGTCGCGCCCTCGCGGGGTGGTACGGCAGCACAGCTTGGACGGCGGCTCCGGCCCTTCTTCGACCACACGGATGACCCCACCCCAAGCGCTGATCCGCCCCCTAATTTTAGGGGGCACGGGGCAGAGCCCCCGCTGCCAGGGCACCGTGGGGAAGGGCCGCAAgcccccttccccaccccacctGCACTTTGGGGGGCAGAGGTGTCTACACCTCAGCGCGCCCCCCCCCCGAGCACAGAACCCCATCACTGCGCCCGCACTGACAATAAAAGCGTGGAAGAGGCAGCGACAGTGGGGAAATGGAAATTTGTGA